The following proteins are encoded in a genomic region of uncultured Ilyobacter sp.:
- the tnpA gene encoding IS200/IS605 family transposase, with protein MDSNSLAHTRWNCKYHIVFAPKYRRKVIYGKIKQDIGQILRKLCENKKVEIHEASACKDHIHMLVSIPPKLSVSSFMGYLKGKSSLMIFDRHANLKYKYGNRHFWCRGYYVDTVGRNRKRIEDYIRNQLQEDIAEDQLTLKEYIDPFTGGKVKKS; from the coding sequence ATGGATAGTAATAGTTTAGCACACACAAGATGGAATTGTAAATATCACATAGTCTTTGCACCTAAGTACAGGAGAAAAGTAATCTATGGAAAGATAAAGCAAGATATTGGGCAAATACTTAGAAAACTTTGCGAGAATAAAAAAGTAGAGATACACGAAGCAAGTGCATGTAAAGATCACATACATATGCTTGTGAGCATACCGCCTAAATTGAGTGTATCTAGTTTCATGGGGTATTTAAAAGGAAAAAGTTCATTAATGATATTTGATCGACATGCAAATCTAAAATATAAGTATGGAAACAGGCACTTTTGGTGCCGCGGATACTATGTAGATACAGTAGGTCGTAACAGGAAAAGGATCGAAGATTATATTAGAAATCAGTTGCAAGAAGATATTGCAGAAGATCAATTAACATTGAAAGAATATATTGATCCTTTTACTGGAGGTAAAGTAAAAAAGAGCTAG
- the udk gene encoding uridine kinase, with the protein MKNCIIIGVAGGSGSGKTTVAKNLVKAFKSEDAVLVAQDAYYKELKEMSVQERACVNFDHPNSIEFELLKKDLETLLKNQVIERPIYDFKTHSRKDETITIQPSKIIIVEGILLFAVPEIRNMFDVKIFVDTDADEMLLRRIERDIHERGRTFESVRDQYLKTVKPMYLEFCEPSKRYADIIIPRGGENKIAVNMVIAKLKRYLQKGAL; encoded by the coding sequence ATGAAAAATTGCATCATTATAGGAGTCGCAGGAGGTAGTGGAAGTGGAAAAACCACTGTGGCAAAAAATTTAGTAAAAGCATTTAAGTCAGAGGATGCAGTTTTAGTAGCTCAAGATGCCTATTATAAAGAACTCAAAGAGATGTCGGTTCAAGAAAGGGCCTGTGTAAATTTTGACCACCCTAATTCCATTGAATTTGAACTGCTAAAAAAAGACTTGGAAACACTTTTAAAAAACCAAGTTATTGAGAGACCCATATACGATTTCAAAACTCACTCTAGAAAAGATGAAACTATAACTATTCAGCCTTCAAAAATAATAATTGTAGAAGGTATCTTATTGTTTGCAGTCCCTGAAATTAGAAATATGTTTGATGTAAAAATATTTGTCGATACAGACGCTGATGAGATGCTTTTACGAAGAATTGAAAGAGATATACATGAAAGAGGAAGGACATTCGAATCAGTAAGGGATCAATATTTAAAAACGGTAAAACCAATGTATTTAGAATTTTGTGAACCTAGTAAACGATATGCCGACATTATTATCCCGAGAGGTGGAGAAAATAAAATAGCTGTAAATATGGTGATCGCAAAACTTAAAAGATATCTTCAAAAAGGAGCCTTATAA
- a CDS encoding CidA/LrgA family protein, with amino-acid sequence MIIQFLLIFGITYLGELISTLLNLQIPGTILGMLLMFFLLSTGIIKVKQIEKAANILLINMAIFFLPPGIKLIDSLDNLKGSWLKLIIIAVTTTLLTMVVTGKVVDFFIRRKK; translated from the coding sequence ATGATTATACAATTTTTACTTATATTCGGGATTACTTATCTTGGGGAGTTAATAAGCACACTACTTAATTTACAAATTCCAGGAACAATACTAGGAATGTTACTTATGTTTTTTCTTTTAAGTACAGGAATAATAAAAGTAAAACAGATAGAAAAAGCTGCAAATATTTTACTTATAAACATGGCTATATTTTTTCTTCCTCCTGGAATAAAGCTTATAGACTCTCTTGATAACTTAAAAGGTAGCTGGTTAAAATTAATAATAATAGCGGTAACAACAACACTGTTAACAATGGTTGTAACAGGTAAAGTTGTAGATTTTTTTATAAGGAGGAAAAAATGA
- a CDS encoding LrgB family protein yields the protein MKESILYNPLFGIILSLTSYEIGKKIYTKWRYPVFNPLMIAITLTIFVLLKFNISYAAYSRGGDIIMFFLGPATVVLGVSLYKNSRRLKEYFLPILAGVTAGSFTAIVSVIILGKAFGLKKELIISMIPKSITTPIGIELSKSLGGNPSITVIGIMITGMTGAISSPFICKFFKIKNKVSRGIGIGTASHAVGTSKAIEMGEVEGAMSGLAIGMAGLVTIFLVPILTRFLI from the coding sequence ATGAAGGAATCTATTTTATATAATCCTTTATTTGGAATAATTTTAAGTCTTACATCTTATGAAATAGGAAAAAAAATTTATACTAAATGGAGATACCCGGTATTCAATCCACTTATGATAGCAATTACATTGACAATTTTTGTTCTATTAAAATTTAATATATCTTATGCAGCATATTCTAGGGGTGGAGACATAATAATGTTTTTTTTAGGACCTGCGACTGTTGTTTTAGGGGTTTCTTTGTATAAAAATAGTAGAAGGTTGAAGGAATATTTTTTACCAATATTAGCAGGAGTTACGGCAGGTTCATTTACAGCCATAGTATCTGTGATAATTTTGGGAAAAGCATTCGGTCTAAAAAAAGAATTGATAATATCGATGATACCAAAATCAATAACAACCCCAATAGGAATAGAGCTTTCAAAAAGCTTAGGAGGAAATCCTTCCATAACAGTTATTGGAATAATGATTACAGGAATGACAGGAGCCATATCTTCGCCATTTATCTGCAAATTTTTTAAAATTAAAAATAAGGTATCAAGAGGAATAGGAATAGGAACTGCAAGTCATGCAGTAGGGACCTCTAAGGCAATAGAAATGGGAGAAGTAGAGGGTGCAATGAGTGGTCTTGCCATTGGAATGGCGGGATTAGTGACTATTTTTTTAGTACCAATTTTGACAAGATTTTTGATTTGA
- a CDS encoding STAS-like domain-containing protein, with product MTIKIINFIEHDPGVLFNKISENLKKKKNIILDFYSLESLNYNFLEESIGKLLDSYTFEALQFKITFRNVDVGIKEMLAKIVKEKSQ from the coding sequence ATGACTATTAAAATTATAAATTTTATAGAGCACGACCCTGGGGTACTTTTCAATAAAATTTCCGAGAATTTAAAAAAGAAAAAAAATATTATTTTAGATTTTTATTCATTAGAATCTCTTAATTATAATTTTTTAGAAGAAAGTATAGGAAAACTTTTGGATTCTTATACCTTTGAAGCCCTGCAATTCAAAATTACTTTTAGAAATGTTGATGTTGGTATAAAAGAGATGCTTGCAAAAATTGTAAAGGAAAAATCACAATAA
- a CDS encoding DUF3553 domain-containing protein translates to MKFVKHIKKQEWGIGEIIETNGYKITIDFINAGVKLLNSKIAILEEILDEGEITKYKEDKLLCTLNNKKVKKVSVKESFPVEDLIQIFLTVYPKGFYDNDYIENERKYKENLINEFKMNLSEEKLFKSLENKNYSEIAEVSKKLISASKNIHSIEKTNFRKAISKAENQERFIQTMYNLFYTNNRTEEERFIDFKDCLESINCNKWTIITYFMNMLSPDKYLFLKPKISKKSAEIFSFDISYNMTPNWNTYFKFLKFAEISKKNIAILNPRDYIDIECFMWILVKNLKKAKDKA, encoded by the coding sequence TTGAAATTTGTCAAACACATAAAAAAACAGGAGTGGGGAATTGGAGAAATAATAGAAACAAATGGTTATAAGATTACAATTGACTTTATTAATGCTGGAGTTAAACTCTTAAATAGCAAAATAGCAATACTAGAAGAAATTTTGGATGAAGGTGAAATAACTAAATATAAGGAAGATAAACTCCTATGTACATTAAATAATAAAAAAGTAAAAAAAGTAAGTGTCAAAGAAAGTTTTCCAGTAGAGGATCTTATACAGATTTTTCTAACCGTATACCCAAAAGGGTTTTATGATAACGATTATATTGAAAATGAAAGAAAATATAAAGAAAATTTGATAAATGAATTTAAAATGAATTTGTCGGAAGAAAAATTATTTAAAAGCTTGGAAAACAAGAATTATTCAGAAATAGCTGAAGTTTCAAAAAAACTTATTTCAGCTAGCAAGAATATCCACAGTATTGAAAAAACTAATTTTAGAAAAGCAATAAGTAAAGCTGAAAATCAGGAAAGATTTATACAAACTATGTATAACTTATTTTATACCAATAATAGAACAGAGGAAGAACGATTTATCGATTTTAAGGATTGTTTAGAATCAATTAATTGCAATAAATGGACAATTATAACTTATTTCATGAATATGCTAAGTCCAGATAAATACTTATTTCTTAAACCTAAAATATCAAAAAAATCGGCAGAAATTTTTTCCTTTGATATCAGCTATAATATGACACCTAACTGGAATACTTATTTTAAATTTTTAAAATTTGCAGAAATTTCTAAAAAAAATATTGCAATTTTAAATCCAAGAGATTATATTGATATTGAATGTTTTATGTGGATTCTTGTAAAAAACCTAAAAAAGGCCAAAGATAAAGCTTAG
- a CDS encoding exodeoxyribonuclease III produces MKILSWNVNGIRAIEKKGAFQDIFEKLDPDILCLQETKASEDQLTDKIKKVPGYYSFFESAEKKGYSGVALYSKEMPLSVKNMGIDLFDGEGRYIEAKFENFTLINCYFPNSQEKGKRLDYKLNFCSDLLDYCNSLVENGENIVLCGDYNIAHQEIDLKNPKSNTKNPGFLPEEREWMSKFLSSGYIDIFRYLYPNEIKYTWWSYRFRAREKNIGWRIDYHCVNRDFISNIKKVEILGNITGSDHCPVLIELK; encoded by the coding sequence ATGAAAATTTTGTCCTGGAATGTTAATGGAATAAGAGCTATTGAAAAAAAGGGAGCTTTTCAAGATATTTTTGAAAAATTAGATCCTGATATTTTATGCCTTCAAGAAACAAAAGCATCTGAAGATCAGCTGACAGATAAAATTAAAAAAGTTCCTGGTTATTACTCATTTTTTGAATCAGCTGAAAAAAAAGGTTATAGTGGAGTAGCATTATATTCAAAAGAAATGCCCCTATCTGTAAAGAATATGGGAATAGATCTCTTCGATGGGGAAGGAAGATATATTGAGGCAAAATTTGAAAATTTTACTCTCATAAACTGTTATTTTCCAAATAGTCAAGAAAAAGGAAAAAGACTTGATTACAAGTTGAACTTTTGTTCTGATCTTTTAGATTATTGTAATTCTCTTGTAGAAAATGGAGAAAATATTGTTTTATGTGGAGATTATAATATTGCCCACCAAGAAATTGACCTTAAAAATCCCAAAAGCAATACAAAAAATCCTGGGTTTTTACCTGAAGAAAGAGAATGGATGAGTAAATTTTTAAGTTCAGGATATATTGATATTTTTAGATATCTTTACCCAAATGAGATAAAGTACACTTGGTGGTCTTATAGATTCAGAGCAAGAGAAAAGAATATTGGCTGGAGAATTGACTATCATTGTGTCAATAGAGATTTTATCTCAAATATAAAAAAAGTAGAAATTCTTGGCAATATAACCGGCTCTGACCACTGTCCAGTTTTAATAGAATTAAAATAG